Proteins encoded within one genomic window of Apis mellifera strain DH4 linkage group LG1, Amel_HAv3.1, whole genome shotgun sequence:
- the LOC409909 gene encoding small glutamine-rich tetratricopeptide repeat-containing protein alpha isoform X2: protein MAVKGLIAAIVQFLTQQLEEGDITADSRESLEVAIQCLESAYNVQASDTPTNFNLYEVYKSSVENAKPYLAPEATPEAKAEAERLKNEGNTLMKAEKHHEALANYTKAIQLDGRNAVYYCNRAAAYSKIGNYQQAINDCHTALSIDPSYSKAYGRLGLAYSSLQRHKEAKESYQKALEMEPDNESYKNNLQVAEEKLAQPSMSNMGLGGSALPGMDLSSLLSNPALMNMARQMLSNPALQNMVSNFMSGQVEQGGHMDALIEAGQHFARQLQNANPELIESLRRQMGGNPNDPDPPQQN from the exons ATGGCTGTCAAGGGGCTAATAGCAgcaattgttcaatttttaactCAACAATTAGAAGAAGGTGATATTACAGCAGATTCTCGGGAAAGCCTTGAAGTAGCGATACAATGTTTAGAAAGTGCTTATAATGTACAAGCATCAGATACTCCAacaaattttaacttatatgAAGTTTATAAGTCTTCCGTAGAAAATGCAAAACCTTATTTAGCTCCAGAAGCTACTCCAGAAGCAAAAGCTGAAgctgaaagattaaaaaatgaaggaaATACTCTCATGAAGGCTGAAAAACATCATGAAGCTCTTGCCAATTAtacaaa agcaATTCAATTAGATGGTCGTAATGCTGTGTATTATTGTAACCGTGCTGCAGCATATAGTAAAATTGGCAATTATCAACAAGCAATTAATGATTGTCATACTGCATTGTCCATTGATCCCTCATACAGTAAAGCATATGGACGTTTAGGTTTAGCATATTCCAGCTTGCAAAGACATAAAGAGGCTAAAGAAAGCTATCAAAAAGCTTTAGAAATGGAACCTGACAatgaaagttataaaaataatttacaagtaGCAGAAGAAAAATTAGCTCAGCCAAGCATGAGTAATATGGGATTAGGTGGAAGTGCATTACCAGGCATGGATCTTAGTTCACTCTTGAGTAATCCTGCTCTTATGAACATGGCTCGTCAAATGTTATCCAATCCAGCTCTACAAAATATGGTGAGCAATTTTATGAGTGGACAAGTTGAACAGGGAGGACATATGGATGCTCTTATAGAAGC TGGTCAACATTTTGCACGACAATTACAAAATGCTAATCctgaattaattgaatcttTAAGACGACAAATGGGGGGAAATCCAAATGATCCAGATCCACctcaacaaaattaa
- the LOC409910 gene encoding ras-like GTP-binding protein Rho1 isoform X2: MGCNTGRCLGPDDTGYPGSEFMAAIRKKLVIVGDGACGKTCLLIVFSKDQFPEVYVPTVFENYVADIEVDGKQVELALWDTAGQEDYDRLRPLSYPDTDVILMCFSIDSPDSLENIPEKWTPEVKHFCPNVPIILVGNKKDLRNDPNTIKELSKMKQEPVKPEEGRAMAEKINAFAYLECSAKSKEGIREVFETATRAALQFVGKKEEEGKMLAPIILELSPITRQH, encoded by the exons ATGGGATGCAATACGGGCCGATGCCTCGGTCCAGACGATACGGGGTACCCTGGATCAG aattcatGGCAGCcattagaaagaaattggtTATTGTGGGTGATGGTGCTTGTGGTAAAACATGCTTACTTATAGTCTTCAGCAAAGACCAATTTCCAGAAGTTTATGTACCTACAgtgtttgaaaattatgttGCAGATATTGAAGTTGATGGGAAACAA GTGGAACTGGCTCTTTGGGACACAGCTGGACAAGAAGATTATGATAGGTTGCGTCCACTATCATATCCTGACACAGATGTAATCTTAATGTGTTTCTCTATTGATAGTCCAGATTCCCTGGAAAACATTCCTGAGAAATGGACACCAGAGGTGAAGCACTTTTGCCCAAATGTGCCCATTATCCTTGTTGGAAACAAAAAAGACTTACGCAATGATCCTAATACAATCAAAGAACTTAGTAAGATGAAACAAGAACCAGTTAAGCCAGAAGAAGGAAGAGCTATGGCTGAAAAAATCAATGCCTTTGCTTATCTTGAATGTTCTGCTAAAAGTAAGGAAGGTATTAGGGAAGTATTTGAAACAGCCACTCGGGCAGCATTACAA TTCGTaggtaaaaaagaagaagaagggaagatgTTGGCTCCTATAATTCTTGAATTATCACCGATAACGAGACAACACTAA
- the LOC409910 gene encoding ras-like GTP-binding protein Rho1 isoform X3, with amino-acid sequence MAAIRKKLVIVGDGACGKTCLLIVFSKDQFPEVYVPTVFENYVADIEVDGKQVELALWDTAGQEDYDRLRPLSYPDTDVILMCFSIDSPDSLENIPEKWTPEVKHFCPNVPIILVGNKKDLRNDPNTIKELSKMKQEPVKPEEGRAMAEKINAFAYLECSAKSKEGIREVFETATRAALQFVGKKEEEGKMLAPIILELSPITRQH; translated from the exons atGGCAGCcattagaaagaaattggtTATTGTGGGTGATGGTGCTTGTGGTAAAACATGCTTACTTATAGTCTTCAGCAAAGACCAATTTCCAGAAGTTTATGTACCTACAgtgtttgaaaattatgttGCAGATATTGAAGTTGATGGGAAACAA GTGGAACTGGCTCTTTGGGACACAGCTGGACAAGAAGATTATGATAGGTTGCGTCCACTATCATATCCTGACACAGATGTAATCTTAATGTGTTTCTCTATTGATAGTCCAGATTCCCTGGAAAACATTCCTGAGAAATGGACACCAGAGGTGAAGCACTTTTGCCCAAATGTGCCCATTATCCTTGTTGGAAACAAAAAAGACTTACGCAATGATCCTAATACAATCAAAGAACTTAGTAAGATGAAACAAGAACCAGTTAAGCCAGAAGAAGGAAGAGCTATGGCTGAAAAAATCAATGCCTTTGCTTATCTTGAATGTTCTGCTAAAAGTAAGGAAGGTATTAGGGAAGTATTTGAAACAGCCACTCGGGCAGCATTACAA TTCGTaggtaaaaaagaagaagaagggaagatgTTGGCTCCTATAATTCTTGAATTATCACCGATAACGAGACAACACTAA
- the LOC409910 gene encoding ras-like GTP-binding protein Rho1 isoform X1, with the protein MGCNTGRCLGPDDTGYPGSEFMAAIRKKLVIVGDGACGKTCLLIVFSKDQFPEVYVPTVFENYVADIEVDGKQVELALWDTAGQEDYDRLRPLSYPDTDVILMCFSIDSPDSLENIPEKWTPEVKHFCPNVPIILVGNKKDLRNDPNTIKELSKMKQEPVKPEEGRAMAEKINAFAYLECSAKSKEGIREVFETATRAALQVKKKKKGRCWLL; encoded by the exons ATGGGATGCAATACGGGCCGATGCCTCGGTCCAGACGATACGGGGTACCCTGGATCAG aattcatGGCAGCcattagaaagaaattggtTATTGTGGGTGATGGTGCTTGTGGTAAAACATGCTTACTTATAGTCTTCAGCAAAGACCAATTTCCAGAAGTTTATGTACCTACAgtgtttgaaaattatgttGCAGATATTGAAGTTGATGGGAAACAA GTGGAACTGGCTCTTTGGGACACAGCTGGACAAGAAGATTATGATAGGTTGCGTCCACTATCATATCCTGACACAGATGTAATCTTAATGTGTTTCTCTATTGATAGTCCAGATTCCCTGGAAAACATTCCTGAGAAATGGACACCAGAGGTGAAGCACTTTTGCCCAAATGTGCCCATTATCCTTGTTGGAAACAAAAAAGACTTACGCAATGATCCTAATACAATCAAAGAACTTAGTAAGATGAAACAAGAACCAGTTAAGCCAGAAGAAGGAAGAGCTATGGCTGAAAAAATCAATGCCTTTGCTTATCTTGAATGTTCTGCTAAAAGTAAGGAAGGTATTAGGGAAGTATTTGAAACAGCCACTCGGGCAGCATTACAA gtaaaaaagaagaagaagggaagatgTTGGCTCCTATAA
- the LOC409909 gene encoding small glutamine-rich tetratricopeptide repeat-containing protein alpha isoform X1: MTRIRNFPLLNNINSFKAVMAVKGLIAAIVQFLTQQLEEGDITADSRESLEVAIQCLESAYNVQASDTPTNFNLYEVYKSSVENAKPYLAPEATPEAKAEAERLKNEGNTLMKAEKHHEALANYTKAIQLDGRNAVYYCNRAAAYSKIGNYQQAINDCHTALSIDPSYSKAYGRLGLAYSSLQRHKEAKESYQKALEMEPDNESYKNNLQVAEEKLAQPSMSNMGLGGSALPGMDLSSLLSNPALMNMARQMLSNPALQNMVSNFMSGQVEQGGHMDALIEAGQHFARQLQNANPELIESLRRQMGGNPNDPDPPQQN, encoded by the exons ATGACACGTATTAGGAATTTTCCattactaaataatattaa TTCCTTCAAGGCAGTAATGGCTGTCAAGGGGCTAATAGCAgcaattgttcaatttttaactCAACAATTAGAAGAAGGTGATATTACAGCAGATTCTCGGGAAAGCCTTGAAGTAGCGATACAATGTTTAGAAAGTGCTTATAATGTACAAGCATCAGATACTCCAacaaattttaacttatatgAAGTTTATAAGTCTTCCGTAGAAAATGCAAAACCTTATTTAGCTCCAGAAGCTACTCCAGAAGCAAAAGCTGAAgctgaaagattaaaaaatgaaggaaATACTCTCATGAAGGCTGAAAAACATCATGAAGCTCTTGCCAATTAtacaaa agcaATTCAATTAGATGGTCGTAATGCTGTGTATTATTGTAACCGTGCTGCAGCATATAGTAAAATTGGCAATTATCAACAAGCAATTAATGATTGTCATACTGCATTGTCCATTGATCCCTCATACAGTAAAGCATATGGACGTTTAGGTTTAGCATATTCCAGCTTGCAAAGACATAAAGAGGCTAAAGAAAGCTATCAAAAAGCTTTAGAAATGGAACCTGACAatgaaagttataaaaataatttacaagtaGCAGAAGAAAAATTAGCTCAGCCAAGCATGAGTAATATGGGATTAGGTGGAAGTGCATTACCAGGCATGGATCTTAGTTCACTCTTGAGTAATCCTGCTCTTATGAACATGGCTCGTCAAATGTTATCCAATCCAGCTCTACAAAATATGGTGAGCAATTTTATGAGTGGACAAGTTGAACAGGGAGGACATATGGATGCTCTTATAGAAGC TGGTCAACATTTTGCACGACAATTACAAAATGCTAATCctgaattaattgaatcttTAAGACGACAAATGGGGGGAAATCCAAATGATCCAGATCCACctcaacaaaattaa